TGGTTTACCTCTAAACCTCGTATGCCTTCACGCGTAACCTCGTTCGGGTAGGTGCGATATTCTCCGGAGCTTTGTTGGCAACCATGAAAATTGACCATCAATTGTCTTTCCGCTGCTTTTCTTAATAATGCTTCATCAAAAGATATGATACTTTTGCTCTGGCCGTTCATAAAATCGACTTTTACCCCAACGGCGCCGGTCTGTTTTACGCTATCTAGAAATTGGCCCATGATGGCATAATCATCTTCAGGAAAATTGATTTCCTTGGAATGCTTCCATACAAAAATGCCGATTCCTTTTTCCTTGGCGTAGTTGGATAGTTCCGTCACCTTAGTCCATTTGTCAGGCCACCTTTCCCAACCATCATCAACCATATTATATAAAAAGTTCAGTTCTACGGCATCATCTACCATATCATGCTCTTCTCTATAATCCACATATTTCCCGGACCACCAGTGCCAAACGGATTTTCCGGGTTTAATCCAGTCGGTGTCCGTAAATAACTTGGGGTCGGGAGCAGGGTTTAACGATGCTACCATGGTATTGTTGGCCAAATCGTTTAAAGTGTCTGCCAATAAAATACAGCGCCATGGTGTGGTTACATTGCCCGAAACATCAAAACCGGTATCACCTTCTTCAAAATTGGCCTTAAAGGTGTTGTTACCAACAGCTTCCAAACGCATACCGCTATAATTATAAAGTGCAGCTTCGGCCAATAATGCATAACCTCCTTGTGGGAGTTCGCAAGTAAGGGTCAAGCCTTGAATAGGACCCATTTGTGAAACCCTAGGCATTTGGGAAATATCGGCAGAAAGCCATTCACCAGCGTGGGATTTTAATTTCCAGTCGCTATCGCGCTCAAAGTACCAAACTTTGGTTTGGCTCGGTATTTTAAAACTGCTTTCTTCGCCCTGAACGTGCTGTGTGCCTTGGCCAGAAACTACATAACGGTAGGCCACACCTTCATTGGAAAGTCGAAATTCTAATTTCCAGTCGGTTCCATCGGCTTCTGAAACTTTGTAAGTGTGTAAATCTCCTGTATAGGAGGCTTCACTTTTAATTCCGTTAAGCGGATATTGTACCTGTATTTCTTTTTGCTCCAGAAGTGCTATTTCCACGTTCTTCCCTAAATGTTTGTCATTTACTTTAAGGCCCAGGAGGGAAGTGTCTAGAACTATTTTTTGATTTCTGGTAATTTGAAATGCTAACTGACCGTTCGTAGCCGTAAACAAAGACACTTTAGTAGTGCCATAATTTAAGGTTTGATTTAGCTTATCATCTCCTGAGCTAGTCTTACAGGAGAAAATCACGAACAAGAAACCAAAAAGCAAAGTGGATCTGTAGAATACGTTTTTCATTTTATACTGATGTTTTCTTAGTTTTTTTTGATTGTTTCCGCTAGCCATGTTCTAATATTTTCTCGTTCTTTTAAATCATATAAAGTCCAAGTATTGGTATGATTTCTAACTGGGATGTTCATAAAAGTAAAGTTTCCTTGAATACCTGATTGGTCCAGGTAATTTTTACTTTTTGCCGTTCCATGGCCTTCGGAGCAAATAAATTGAGGTCTTCCGTTCAGGCGCTTTAATCGTTCAAGGGCCGATGTTTTATCGGAATTTGGGTAGTCCCATGTTTTTAAACCGTCATAATGTGAATTAACGATAAAGGCCTTCCAAAGATGGGAGATTTCATCATCATGAAGCCCTATATAATTTACAGCGATGGCTCCTCTTGAGAATCCAACTAAAATAATGTTGGAAGTATCACCCCCAAATTTAGTACAGACTTCTTTAACCGTGTCTATGCAGTACCTTTTGGTTGCTTCTATATCTCCCCACCACCATTTTTGGTTTTCGTTGCCATCAGCACTTATAAAAGGCATACTTATCCATATAAAACCTTTGCCTTCGCTAAGACCATATCCCAAATTACAACCGTCTACTTGGCCTGTTGAAACATCTCCAGAAGCACTTGTATATGGCCCGTTACCCGGATATTCTACAATAACTGGATATTTTTTGCCTTCTTTATAATTCGTAGGCAGGTAGACTAAGTGATAGACATCTGTGTTTAGGTACGAAGCCAAAGTTTGTCTAAGTCGTTTACCGGCTACAGGTGTTCCTTCCGTTATTTCAGGAACAAAAAGGTCTTGATGAAAAGAGCTGATATCAGGTAATTGGGTACTATCTTCTTTCTGGGCTACTACTTGTGTAGTGCCCAGAATAAGAAATATAGAAAGTCCAATTACGTTCTTAATCATTTTATAGGGTTTGGTTATAAACTGATATTTTAAAAACAGAAACAGGTATATGCTCTTCTTTTTTGACGAACTCAAACGTTAGCTTGTCTGTTGAAATAGCCTGATCCAGCTCAATAGTGTTTATAGCTTGATAATTACCTGTTACTTCTTTGATAATATTTCCAGAACTATCTTTTATTTTGTAATCGGCAACCACAAAAGGAATTATATCTTCTGGATGTCCCATAAGCGTAGTTTCTAAAGCATGGTCATAATCGCAATCAAAAAAGAGTTTTATGGTTTTAATGCCGACTTTATCATGCCATTTCAAATCAAGCGTTGGGGTTTTATCGGCAATGTTGGCTACCCAAGCATTGGTACTTCCGTTTGAATTGGGCCTAACTTCTCCGTTTTTAAGATTATCGACTTTAAAAATAGGTATGGGAGTTGACATTTTGAGGGCTATGTTTTTGCCTTTTGGGCGTCTTTCTGGAGTCCAAAATTCAAAGCTGTCAACGTTTATTTCTGCAGGTGGGTCTTGTCTTCCAAAATTGGATACCGCTTTGTTTACTTTGTTCTCAACGGTCATCAATCCCGTTATACGCTCATCCGAAAG
This genomic interval from Zobellia roscoffensis contains the following:
- a CDS encoding glycoside hydrolase family 97 protein, with translation MKNVFYRSTLLFGFLFVIFSCKTSSGDDKLNQTLNYGTTKVSLFTATNGQLAFQITRNQKIVLDTSLLGLKVNDKHLGKNVEIALLEQKEIQVQYPLNGIKSEASYTGDLHTYKVSEADGTDWKLEFRLSNEGVAYRYVVSGQGTQHVQGEESSFKIPSQTKVWYFERDSDWKLKSHAGEWLSADISQMPRVSQMGPIQGLTLTCELPQGGYALLAEAALYNYSGMRLEAVGNNTFKANFEEGDTGFDVSGNVTTPWRCILLADTLNDLANNTMVASLNPAPDPKLFTDTDWIKPGKSVWHWWSGKYVDYREEHDMVDDAVELNFLYNMVDDGWERWPDKWTKVTELSNYAKEKGIGIFVWKHSKEINFPEDDYAIMGQFLDSVKQTGAVGVKVDFMNGQSKSIISFDEALLRKAAERQLMVNFHGCQQSSGEYRTYPNEVTREGIRGLEVNHMKEGPLTASHNAALPFTRYVTGHGDYTPLGFTEPGETTWAHQLATLVTFYSPFNCIAENTQFLLKTKSIQPALDFIKTIPSVWDETFVLPQSKIGELAAIARRTDNDWYLGVLRSGAAQEMIIDCSFLGDGEYTAEIFTDDTEAERINLEGLNKETNLRQWNTAVPFKKRTETISKDKTIIIHLAEHGGATIKFIKK
- a CDS encoding alpha/beta hydrolase family protein translates to MIKNVIGLSIFLILGTTQVVAQKEDSTQLPDISSFHQDLFVPEITEGTPVAGKRLRQTLASYLNTDVYHLVYLPTNYKEGKKYPVIVEYPGNGPYTSASGDVSTGQVDGCNLGYGLSEGKGFIWISMPFISADGNENQKWWWGDIEATKRYCIDTVKEVCTKFGGDTSNIILVGFSRGAIAVNYIGLHDDEISHLWKAFIVNSHYDGLKTWDYPNSDKTSALERLKRLNGRPQFICSEGHGTAKSKNYLDQSGIQGNFTFMNIPVRNHTNTWTLYDLKERENIRTWLAETIKKN